In Anaerolineae bacterium, the genomic window AAAACGATACGTGCCGCTGACAGAATTGTTGGGTCCCCACAGAATGCCGCCGCCCTGGTTGCGCACGAGTACATTTTCAACCACAAAAAGGTCAGGCTGAAGAGCCGAGGAGGTGGCGGTGATCACGGTTAAGGACAGGCCGGGGCCGGCGTTATTATAAATATCGTTATAACGAATATAACCAAAAAGGGTTTGGTCTTCAAACCGAATTCCACCGGCCGTATTGTTATAGATCTGGTTGGTTTGAATCCAGTTCACATTGCCGGTGGCCATGTAAATGCCATACCCCCCGGCATAACGAATAGTATTGCTCAAAATAAGATTATCTTGGGACGGCGTGCCCAGGGTGGGGCCAAAAAAAACGCCATTTTGAGTGGTGCCGGAAATAACATTCTCTTCAATTCTATTAACGCTGGACCGGCTGAGGTAAATGGCCGTTTGATTATCGGTGAAAACATTCTGGCTGATAATGGTGCGGTCGGTGGCGCCGATGATGGCGCCACTGGTGGGGTCGGCAAAACAGCCGCCGTTATGTTGGAACGTATTAAATTCAATGGTGTTGAGATTTGAGCTAAACTCGAACTTAACAGCTTGTTTGGCATATTCAAGCCAGGCATAACGCAGGACATTGTTGTTACTTTTGAGATCAAGGCCCTCCCAGGCGCAAACACCGGGATTTTGGGCCGTGAACCGGATTGGCTGCGCGGCCGATCCCTCGGCATGCAACCGGCCGCTTGATTCGACCACCAACTGCGCCCCATTGGCAAACGACACGACCACGCCCGGCTGAATGGTCAGAACCGCCTGCACCTGCACTATGCCGGTAATAGTATAGGGGTTGCCGGCCGGGGTCCAAACTGTATCTGAGCTAATCGGGCCGCTAACCGTGATAGGTAAAGGGGCGGCCAAAATCGGCGAGGCCAATCCGGCCAACAAAAGCAAAAAAGCGCAAACCGTGGTCAGGCCCAAAACAACCGTAACCGTAAGTTTTGCCAGTTTAATGGATGGTTGCACTACCCTCATATCCCATCCTCCTAAAAGGGTGGCCATAAGCACTATATAGCGGGCCAGCCACGCCGGTGGCTACAAGTCTACAGCACTGCCCTGGTAATCAAGCTGAAGTTGTTAAGGTACAAGTTTCTCAAAATTAGTTTAACACATCTCTATCTGCTCAACAATGGGAATCCCGTCCCCCTGTACAACATCCCTACTAAAGAGGAATTTATTGAGATTTTTTGTTCAGGCCTGGCGCAAAACCCGGCTTGCCCCTGGCCTTGATATTTCAAATAACCCCTTCAACATTTCCAATAGGTCAGGCTATTGTTTGAAGATAAGGGGCAAACGGTACTCGAAGACTTTGGGGAAGTAGTAGAGTTGAACTTCGGTGGTTCTGGGGCCAAGTTCTATTCCTGAAGCGGTGGTACCGGACACCAGCACCGTGGCCGTAAACGGCGTATCGGCAAAAGTAATGGTAGAGGTATTGGCCAGGAGCATAATCTGACCCGGCGATGACGCCGCCGAGATAGCGCCGGAAGCAGGCGGGGAAACGTTTAGCCACGAAACGGCGGGTGAGATTGTGGTTGTCCAGGTAATGATACCCGGGTTAAACGTGGTAACAGAAATACTCTTTGAAGTTGGGCCGTCGGGGTCAATAAACCAAACCATTTGGGCCGGGGTTTGCAAAATGAGGGCTTCCATAGACCGGCGGGCATTGATGCGGCCATAACCAAATTGCTGGTCCCAGCCGGCCGGCAACAAATCAGTGGCATTGTTTTGAATGATGTTCCTCACCTGGTTAGAGTCCAACGAAGGCGCAAGTGACCAAACCAGCGCTGCCAGGCCGGCCACGTGGGGCGCGGCCATTGAAGTACCGCTTTTATAGGTATATGTGTCGTTCAAAATTGTGCTGTAAATACTATCACCCGGCGCGGCAATATCCAGCCGGGGGCCATAATTGGAGTAGTAAGAACGGGTATCGCCGGAGGAGGTGGCCCCAACGGCCATTACCTGATCGTAAGCGCCGGGGCAGTTAACACCATTTTGACCATCATTGCCGGCAGAAACCACTACCAACACGTCATGGCTCACCGCATAGTTGAAAGCCGTTTCAATATCGGTCCAGGCGCAGGGCCATTTGGAATATTTTGCGCCCAGGCTCATATTAATGACCCTGGCCCCACTATCCACAGCAAAATAAATGCCCTCCGCCACATCAGCCGTATAACCCCCGCCGCCTGAATTGAGCACTTTGACCGGCATGATCCTGGCCCCCCAACTGACCCCGGCCACGCCCCGGCTATTGTTACTGGCCGCCGCCGCAATACCGGCTACATGGGTGCCGTGTCCATGGTCATCTTGAGGCTCAGTGTCATCATTCACGTAATCATAACCAGGTACAATTTTTGCCGATAGATCGGGATGGTCCAGGTCAACGCCGGTATCAAGAATGGCAACAATAATATTATCGGCGCCTGTGTAAATGTCCCACGCTTCCGGCGCGTCAATTTTGGGCAGCGCCCATTGGGTGGAATAGTATGTATCGTTAGGGTCGCCCAGGGCTTCAACGTAGTAATTGTAAGTAG contains:
- a CDS encoding peptidase S8; its protein translation is MSLIKPLFVGFTLLTVLFLTVAPGLAQDPSFQPSPPTPSAIFAPGEVVVKFQPHVGMRGAQNSMQATGLNTLQVLPNSGMLRVQVPPGQEAEAIAELMARGDVEFATYNYYVEALGDPNDTYYSTQWALPKIDAPEAWDIYTGADNIIVAILDTGVDLDHPDLSAKIVPGYDYVNDDTEPQDDHGHGTHVAGIAAAASNNSRGVAGVSWGARIMPVKVLNSGGGGYTADVAEGIYFAVDSGARVINMSLGAKYSKWPCAWTDIETAFNYAVSHDVLVVVSAGNDGQNGVNCPGAYDQVMAVGATSSGDTRSYYSNYGPRLDIAAPGDSIYSTILNDTYTYKSGTSMAAPHVAGLAALVWSLAPSLDSNQVRNIIQNNATDLLPAGWDQQFGYGRINARRSMEALILQTPAQMVWFIDPDGPTSKSISVTTFNPGIITWTTTISPAVSWLNVSPPASGAISAASSPGQIMLLANTSTITFADTPFTATVLVSGTTASGIELGPRTTEVQLYYFPKVFEYRLPLIFKQ